Proteins encoded within one genomic window of Corynebacterium aurimucosum:
- a CDS encoding YbaB/EbfC family nucleoid-associated protein yields MTENDPMQQANDMNEILAQAARVQAELEKAQKEILAATVEGSAGNGLVKVTMTGGAELQSVSIDKSVVDPEDIDTLQDLIVGAFKEAHAAAGRLAQEKIGPLSQGMGQSQQNYDGPSIQDVFGGNQ; encoded by the coding sequence ATGACTGAGAACGACCCGATGCAGCAGGCAAATGACATGAACGAGATCCTGGCGCAGGCCGCCCGTGTCCAGGCTGAGCTGGAGAAGGCTCAGAAGGAAATCCTGGCCGCCACCGTTGAGGGTAGCGCTGGCAATGGCCTAGTGAAGGTCACCATGACCGGCGGCGCTGAGCTGCAGAGCGTGTCCATTGATAAGTCCGTCGTCGACCCGGAGGATATCGATACCCTTCAGGACCTCATCGTTGGCGCCTTCAAGGAGGCTCACGCTGCTGCTGGCCGCCTGGCCCAGGAGAAGATTGGCCCGCTGTCCCAGGGCATGGGGCAGTCCCAGCAGAACTACGATGGTCCGTCCATCCAGGATGTCTTCGGCGGTAACCAGTAA
- a CDS encoding DUF6973 domain-containing protein, with translation MLSCIALVDVVSCGIANQAATTASMEAQNRFPGATSLHNGKGDVFRHCSWNALMTMRIGADAAERIATNHETVAQGPADETSMDLYNNAQGRFLGFAFASSGDEASALNQCALWASIGLLSPLS, from the coding sequence ATGCTGTCCTGCATCGCGCTGGTCGATGTAGTATCATGCGGCATCGCCAATCAGGCAGCCACAACCGCGAGTATGGAAGCGCAGAACCGGTTTCCTGGCGCCACATCACTCCACAATGGAAAGGGCGATGTTTTTCGGCACTGCTCGTGGAATGCCCTGATGACGATGAGAATCGGTGCAGATGCAGCTGAACGCATTGCTACTAACCACGAAACTGTCGCTCAGGGGCCAGCGGATGAGACCAGCATGGACCTGTATAACAATGCCCAAGGTCGATTTCTTGGATTTGCTTTCGCAAGTAGTGGCGACGAAGCTTCTGCTCTGAACCAGTGCGCCCTCTGGGCTAGCATTGGACTGCTATCTCCACTTTCCTAG
- a CDS encoding suppressor of fused domain protein, which yields MAWPPVCCSPHWRSWGHKAINSDETAYWLDQIIPADLAFKNVEGQRLGLASLEGEQSLAVSCGFADVDTGLAHAEQGIDVRCELLTVARTNQAEAAAAVSAAAALLTESAGLLPAQPGLLLPKLFAESDERFAHLSVRHGMLIAPYLWGGQTPQVAEEGRLTLVCQLLMLSDAEYAYAVEEGVPALQQAVAEQGIDLLDWQRSE from the coding sequence ATGGCGTGGCCACCTGTGTGCTGCTCGCCGCACTGGAGAAGCTGGGGGCATAAGGCAATCAACTCTGACGAGACGGCCTACTGGCTCGACCAGATTATTCCCGCTGACCTGGCGTTTAAGAATGTCGAGGGGCAGCGCTTGGGCTTAGCTTCGCTGGAGGGTGAGCAATCTCTTGCGGTCAGTTGTGGCTTCGCCGACGTCGATACCGGCTTGGCGCACGCCGAGCAAGGTATCGACGTACGCTGTGAGCTCCTCACCGTCGCCCGCACCAACCAGGCTGAAGCGGCTGCTGCAGTGAGTGCGGCAGCGGCATTGCTCACAGAGTCCGCAGGCTTGTTGCCCGCGCAACCTGGTCTGCTCTTGCCCAAGCTCTTCGCCGAAAGCGATGAGCGCTTTGCGCACTTAAGTGTGCGCCACGGCATGCTCATCGCCCCGTACCTGTGGGGCGGCCAGACCCCGCAGGTGGCGGAAGAGGGCCGCCTGACGTTGGTGTGCCAGTTGCTCATGCTGAGCGACGCCGAGTATGCCTATGCCGTCGAGGAAGGCGTGCCGGCGCTGCAGCAGGCGGTGGCGGAGCAAGGCATCGATCTACTGGATTGGCAGCGCTCGGAGTGA
- a CDS encoding DNA polymerase III subunit gamma and tau — MALYRKYRPATFAEVVGQEQVTTPLSAALDAGRINHAYLFSGPRGCGKTSSARIMARSLNCEQGPTSAPCGVCDSCVSLAPGGPGNLDVTELDAASHNGVEDMRELRDRAYYAPAESRYRIFIIDEAHMISASGANALLKVVEEPPEHVIFIFATTEPEKIIGTIRSRTHHYPFRLLTPPAMKGLLERTVASENVHVDDTVYPMVIQAGGGSPRDTLSILDQLLAGAGPDGLTYDVARPLLGVTDEGLLDNTVESLANQDKAGLFRLVDDVIEAGHDPRRFAIDLLDRLRDLMILQAVPSALEEGLVSAPTDRGEVLTAQAQRFSGPQLAYLAETVNERVSSLRGATSPRLLLEILCAHLIVGAAPAAAAAGQLPTAAPQGAGAQPSAPAGQPTAPAQRQQSAVASAQDPAAAAAAIIAQRRSRQAAKQEAQQQQPLQQPQQAEKAQEAVQQAQQTPAPEDSQPQVPERSAQPEAQPEPQPEQPKQRQEQPERQQQEQHEQQQQEQTEQQEQAREQHPEAEQPQDPAAEIRGRWSDLRATIGRRNKVAEIMLAEARVLGVRDDTLVLGHTTGALAERINSPGTNEVIVTVLQEELNRTLKVTCVIGTDPKAHGFTVTEPVQRTQWNPNQPPREPAEPDEEAESPETPDDATDSHSSETAPASTAETESEEVGKTSEPEVKERGDASDDPWGAPRRIGQQGPSSEMTADQPQSQHGAREDAGTRPETAPRGAAVPPKREARGSQWRSRIAQASQVAAQRDEEFSKVPKFGNGVPLPPEPGPDEGEFEAPPEDYGPPAGMGGAPESAGQAPAAPQQPAPQQAPAPQPEYTRADEEREMMEAAQNAGEMDHRNATEVAMELLAQELGARRL, encoded by the coding sequence GTGGCTCTTTACCGGAAATATCGTCCAGCAACCTTCGCGGAAGTGGTAGGCCAAGAGCAGGTCACCACGCCCTTGTCCGCTGCCCTTGATGCGGGGCGCATTAACCATGCCTACCTCTTTTCCGGCCCACGTGGCTGCGGAAAGACGTCGTCTGCGCGCATCATGGCCCGCTCGCTGAACTGCGAACAGGGCCCCACCTCCGCGCCGTGCGGGGTGTGCGATTCCTGCGTCTCGCTGGCCCCTGGCGGGCCGGGCAACTTGGATGTCACGGAGCTCGACGCCGCCTCTCACAATGGTGTCGAGGACATGCGTGAGTTGCGTGACCGCGCCTACTACGCGCCAGCGGAGTCACGCTACCGTATCTTCATCATCGATGAGGCTCACATGATTTCTGCCTCCGGTGCGAATGCCTTGCTCAAGGTTGTCGAGGAACCACCGGAGCACGTCATCTTCATCTTCGCCACGACGGAGCCGGAGAAGATCATCGGCACCATCCGTTCGCGTACCCACCACTACCCCTTCCGCTTGCTGACCCCGCCGGCGATGAAGGGGCTGCTGGAGCGCACCGTGGCCTCGGAGAACGTCCACGTGGATGACACCGTGTACCCCATGGTCATCCAGGCCGGCGGCGGTTCGCCGCGCGATACCTTGTCCATCCTGGACCAGCTGTTGGCGGGCGCGGGTCCCGATGGCTTGACCTACGATGTGGCCCGTCCGCTTCTGGGTGTCACGGACGAGGGCCTGCTGGATAACACGGTTGAATCCCTGGCGAACCAGGATAAGGCTGGGCTCTTCCGGCTTGTCGACGATGTCATTGAGGCGGGCCACGATCCTCGCCGCTTTGCCATTGACCTATTGGATCGTCTGCGGGATCTGATGATCCTGCAGGCCGTCCCCTCCGCCCTCGAGGAAGGTTTGGTCTCTGCGCCGACTGACCGCGGGGAGGTCCTTACCGCCCAGGCGCAGCGTTTCTCCGGCCCGCAGCTGGCCTACCTGGCGGAAACCGTCAACGAGCGCGTGTCCTCCCTGCGGGGAGCGACGTCCCCACGGCTACTTCTAGAAATTTTGTGTGCGCACCTCATCGTTGGTGCCGCCCCCGCAGCGGCAGCGGCCGGTCAGCTACCCACCGCTGCCCCGCAAGGTGCGGGAGCGCAGCCTTCGGCACCCGCAGGGCAGCCCACCGCGCCTGCTCAGCGCCAGCAATCTGCGGTCGCCAGCGCCCAGGATCCCGCGGCCGCCGCTGCGGCTATCATCGCGCAGCGCCGCAGCCGTCAAGCAGCAAAGCAAGAGGCCCAGCAACAGCAACCACTGCAGCAACCGCAGCAGGCCGAAAAGGCTCAGGAAGCAGTCCAGCAGGCGCAGCAGACCCCAGCCCCCGAGGACTCGCAGCCCCAAGTGCCAGAGCGTTCTGCACAGCCGGAGGCGCAGCCTGAGCCGCAGCCAGAGCAGCCTAAACAGCGCCAAGAGCAGCCGGAGCGCCAGCAACAGGAACAGCACGAACAGCAGCAACAGGAGCAGACGGAACAACAAGAACAGGCTCGAGAACAGCATCCTGAGGCTGAGCAGCCTCAGGACCCAGCCGCGGAGATTCGCGGGCGTTGGTCGGACCTGCGCGCCACCATTGGCCGTCGCAACAAGGTCGCTGAAATCATGCTCGCCGAAGCCCGTGTCCTTGGCGTGCGTGATGACACCTTGGTTCTTGGGCACACCACCGGTGCGCTGGCGGAACGCATCAATTCTCCAGGCACCAACGAGGTCATCGTGACCGTCCTTCAGGAGGAGCTCAACCGCACCCTGAAGGTCACGTGTGTCATCGGCACCGACCCGAAGGCCCACGGGTTCACGGTGACTGAGCCAGTTCAACGTACCCAGTGGAACCCCAACCAACCGCCACGTGAGCCCGCTGAGCCCGACGAGGAGGCAGAGAGTCCGGAGACTCCGGACGACGCTACTGATTCGCACTCTTCCGAAACTGCGCCAGCTTCCACAGCAGAAACAGAATCTGAAGAGGTCGGCAAGACCAGCGAACCCGAGGTGAAGGAACGCGGCGACGCTAGCGATGACCCGTGGGGCGCGCCGCGTCGGATCGGGCAGCAGGGGCCGTCGTCTGAAATGACGGCGGATCAGCCCCAGTCTCAGCACGGTGCGCGCGAGGATGCAGGCACGCGACCGGAGACTGCCCCGCGCGGGGCAGCAGTGCCCCCAAAGAGGGAGGCCCGTGGCAGCCAATGGCGATCACGCATCGCGCAAGCGAGCCAAGTAGCGGCCCAGCGGGATGAAGAGTTTTCCAAGGTTCCCAAGTTTGGCAACGGCGTTCCGCTGCCGCCGGAGCCGGGCCCGGACGAGGGTGAGTTCGAAGCACCACCGGAGGACTACGGTCCGCCGGCAGGGATGGGTGGGGCGCCGGAAAGCGCAGGCCAAGCGCCTGCCGCGCCACAACAGCCTGCGCCTCAACAAGCTCCCGCCCCGCAGCCAGAATACACCCGCGCGGATGAGGAACGCGAGATGATGGAGGCCGCGCAGAACGCCGGCGAGATGGACCACCGCAATGCCACGGAAGTCGCGATGGAGCTCCTCGCACAGGAGTTGGGAGCGCGGCGGCTCTAG
- the recR gene encoding recombination mediator RecR — protein sequence MFEGPLQDLIDEFSRLPGIGPKSAQRIAFHVLHQDPEEIDRLQKALGAVRDGVTFCRICCNISREEVCRICINSQRDASTICVVEEPKDIQVIERTGEYDGRYHVLGGALDPLANVGPKDLNISQLLQRLGGVLPDRELADSTPEEPLYDDSPDITEVILATDPNTEGEATAAYLVRLLRDFPGLKITRLASGMPLGGDLEFVDELTLSRALSGRLTV from the coding sequence GTGTTTGAAGGACCTCTGCAGGATCTCATCGATGAGTTCTCGCGCCTGCCGGGTATTGGCCCGAAGTCAGCGCAACGCATCGCCTTCCACGTACTGCATCAAGACCCAGAGGAGATTGACCGCCTCCAGAAGGCGCTGGGGGCAGTGCGTGATGGGGTGACCTTCTGCCGCATCTGCTGCAATATTTCCCGCGAGGAAGTCTGCCGCATTTGCATCAATTCGCAGCGCGATGCTTCCACCATCTGCGTGGTGGAAGAGCCCAAGGACATTCAGGTTATCGAGCGCACCGGCGAATATGACGGCCGCTATCACGTGCTCGGCGGCGCACTCGATCCGTTGGCGAACGTGGGCCCGAAGGATCTCAACATCTCGCAACTACTGCAGCGCCTCGGCGGCGTGCTACCGGACCGAGAGCTGGCGGACTCCACCCCGGAGGAGCCGCTTTACGACGACTCCCCGGACATCACCGAGGTCATCCTCGCCACCGATCCCAACACCGAGGGCGAGGCCACCGCAGCTTATCTTGTGCGTCTGCTACGAGACTTCCCGGGACTGAAAATCACGCGCCTAGCTTCCGGCATGCCGCTGGGCGGCGACCTTGAGTTCGTCGATGAGCTGACGCTTTCGCGTGCGTTGAGCGGCCGCCTAACGGTTTAA
- the gluQRS gene encoding tRNA glutamyl-Q(34) synthetase GluQRS, giving the protein MDFLSPAGRYAPSPSGDLHLGNLRTALLAWLYARSSGRRFLVRVEDIDTQRSSRESAQRQLEDLAALGLDWDGEVIYQQDRYAAYEAALAQLPTFECYCSRKDIQEASRAPHAIPGQYPGTCRDLSEDEREAKRVELAAQNRVPAIRLLADVSSFTIHDAFAGEYTGEVDDFILRRGGQPPVDPSQGMDWAYNLAVVVDDAFQGVDQIVRGDDLLSSAPRQAYLAHKLGYPEPEFVHVPLVLNSDNVRLSKRDGAVTLRQLLAEPGRELSDVIRLLARSLGYDAEGINTAADLLERFIPDKLSQEPFVWDGTV; this is encoded by the coding sequence ATGGATTTTCTCAGCCCCGCTGGGCGCTATGCCCCGAGCCCGTCCGGAGATCTGCATCTGGGTAACCTGCGCACGGCGTTGCTGGCTTGGCTATACGCCCGAAGCAGTGGGCGCCGCTTCCTTGTGCGCGTGGAAGACATTGACACGCAGCGCTCCTCCCGGGAGTCGGCGCAGCGCCAGTTGGAGGACCTTGCTGCGCTCGGCCTGGACTGGGACGGGGAAGTCATCTACCAGCAGGATCGCTATGCGGCTTATGAGGCGGCGCTGGCGCAGCTTCCTACCTTTGAGTGCTACTGCTCGCGCAAAGATATTCAGGAAGCCTCCCGCGCTCCGCATGCCATCCCCGGGCAGTATCCGGGAACGTGCCGCGATCTCAGCGAGGACGAGCGCGAGGCCAAACGCGTCGAACTCGCCGCCCAGAACCGCGTGCCCGCCATACGCTTGCTTGCTGACGTCTCTTCCTTCACCATCCACGACGCCTTCGCCGGCGAGTACACCGGGGAGGTGGATGACTTCATCTTGCGCCGTGGCGGCCAGCCCCCGGTGGATCCGAGCCAGGGTATGGATTGGGCCTATAACTTGGCGGTTGTCGTCGACGATGCCTTCCAAGGCGTCGATCAGATCGTGCGCGGCGATGACTTGCTGTCTTCCGCCCCGCGTCAGGCCTACTTGGCGCACAAGCTGGGCTATCCGGAGCCGGAGTTCGTTCATGTCCCGCTCGTGCTGAATTCGGACAACGTCCGCCTGTCCAAGCGTGATGGGGCAGTAACTCTTCGCCAGTTACTCGCGGAGCCGGGGCGAGAACTAAGCGATGTGATCCGCCTGCTCGCCCGCTCGCTGGGATATGACGCCGAAGGGATTAATACCGCCGCGGACCTCCTCGAACGCTTTATCCCCGATAAGCTTTCACAAGAACCCTTCGTCTGGGATGGAACGGTGTAG
- a CDS encoding type 1 glutamine amidotransferase — MTSLQIGLILPDILGTYGDDGNALVLRQRARMRGHEAEIVPIKLGEPVPDSLDVYTLGGGEDTAQILAAEHLIADGGLTRAAAAKRPILAICAGLQVLGESFRASGRVVDGVGLIDATTASMTERAIGEVATEPTKAGITAELTEPLTGFENHMGATILGPAAQPLGTLTRGTGNADTAAILDLSDRAVQRGAEGAVQGSVIATYMHGPVLARNPQLADLLLAKAMGVALSELEPLNIPAINQLRTERFNASEPPRSQR; from the coding sequence ATGACTAGCCTGCAGATTGGCCTCATCCTCCCTGACATCCTGGGTACCTACGGCGATGACGGCAACGCCCTGGTCCTGCGCCAGCGCGCCCGCATGCGCGGCCACGAGGCTGAGATCGTGCCCATCAAGCTAGGTGAGCCGGTGCCGGATTCTCTCGACGTCTACACCCTTGGCGGCGGCGAGGACACCGCGCAGATTCTCGCCGCAGAGCACCTCATCGCCGATGGCGGCCTGACCCGCGCGGCGGCCGCGAAGCGCCCGATTCTGGCGATTTGTGCAGGCCTACAGGTACTCGGCGAGTCCTTCCGTGCGTCCGGCCGCGTGGTGGATGGTGTGGGGCTCATCGACGCCACCACCGCCTCCATGACCGAGCGCGCTATCGGTGAGGTAGCCACGGAACCGACCAAGGCCGGAATCACCGCTGAGCTCACCGAGCCGCTCACCGGTTTTGAGAACCACATGGGTGCAACCATCCTGGGGCCTGCCGCCCAACCGCTGGGAACGCTCACGCGCGGAACCGGCAATGCGGATACCGCCGCCATTCTGGACCTCTCCGACAGGGCCGTCCAGCGCGGTGCCGAGGGCGCGGTACAGGGCAGCGTTATCGCCACCTACATGCACGGCCCCGTCTTGGCGCGCAACCCGCAGCTGGCGGATCTGCTGCTGGCCAAGGCCATGGGAGTCGCGCTCAGCGAGCTTGAGCCCTTGAACATCCCTGCCATTAACCAGCTGCGCACCGAGCGTTTTAACGCCTCGGAGCCGCCGCGCTCGCAGCGCTAG
- a CDS encoding aminotransferase class I/II-fold pyridoxal phosphate-dependent enzyme, with protein sequence MSLLNLEKSELTELAAQVRKDYEALKAEGLDLDLTRGKPSKAQLDLSNDLLVLPGRGHYTDAAGNDLRNYGNQKGIKELRDLWGKLTNMDPELLIAADSSSLNIMYDLILWAYTFGTNSSEKPWSKEETIKWICPTPGYDRHFAITESFGFELVTVPMEEDGPDIEAVEELVKDPQVKGMWVVPMFSNPSGAVISEEKTRRLAAMETGAPDFRIVWDNAYAVHTLTEDFPEVLPILEIAEQEGNPDRFWAMSSSSKITFAGSGVSFFGSSEDNLEWYLEHAGIRGIGPNKINQLAHYEFFGSAEGVRAIMRRHAALLAPKFEAVLRILDKNLTHHEIADWTHPKGGYFISLNVMEGTATRVWELARDAGILLTQAGSAFPYGEDAKDHNIRLAPSLPPQEEVEAAMDGVATCVLLAALEKLGA encoded by the coding sequence ATGTCTCTTCTTAATCTTGAAAAGTCCGAGCTTACTGAGCTTGCCGCGCAGGTACGCAAGGACTACGAGGCCCTCAAGGCTGAGGGTTTGGATCTTGACTTGACCCGAGGAAAGCCGTCCAAGGCCCAGCTTGATCTGTCCAATGATCTGCTCGTCCTGCCGGGCCGCGGTCACTACACTGACGCCGCAGGCAATGACCTGCGCAACTACGGCAACCAGAAGGGCATCAAAGAGCTGCGTGATCTGTGGGGCAAGCTCACCAACATGGACCCGGAGCTCCTCATCGCGGCGGATTCTTCCTCCCTGAACATCATGTATGACCTCATCCTGTGGGCCTACACCTTCGGTACTAACAGCTCTGAGAAGCCGTGGTCCAAGGAAGAGACCATCAAGTGGATCTGCCCTACCCCAGGCTATGACCGCCACTTTGCCATCACGGAGTCCTTCGGCTTCGAGCTGGTTACGGTGCCGATGGAAGAAGATGGCCCGGATATTGAAGCAGTGGAGGAACTGGTTAAGGACCCGCAGGTCAAGGGCATGTGGGTTGTGCCGATGTTCTCCAACCCGTCGGGCGCTGTTATCTCTGAAGAGAAGACCCGCCGCCTTGCAGCGATGGAGACCGGCGCACCGGACTTCCGCATCGTGTGGGATAACGCTTACGCCGTGCACACGCTGACCGAGGACTTCCCGGAGGTTCTGCCGATTCTGGAGATTGCGGAACAGGAAGGAAATCCGGACCGCTTCTGGGCTATGTCTTCGTCGTCGAAGATCACCTTCGCCGGTTCCGGTGTGAGCTTCTTCGGTTCCTCCGAAGACAACCTCGAGTGGTACCTGGAGCACGCCGGTATCCGCGGCATCGGCCCGAACAAGATCAACCAGCTTGCGCACTACGAGTTCTTCGGTTCGGCGGAGGGCGTGCGCGCAATCATGCGCCGCCACGCTGCGCTGCTGGCGCCGAAGTTCGAGGCGGTACTCCGTATCCTGGATAAGAACCTCACCCATCATGAGATCGCGGACTGGACCCACCCCAAGGGCGGCTACTTCATCTCCCTCAACGTGATGGAGGGTACCGCGACCCGCGTGTGGGAGCTGGCCCGTGACGCTGGCATTCTCCTGACCCAGGCTGGCTCTGCCTTCCCGTACGGTGAGGATGCCAAGGACCACAACATTCGCTTGGCCCCGTCCCTGCCGCCGCAGGAAGAGGTTGAGGCAGCAATGGATGGCGTGGCCACCTGTGTGCTGCTCGCCGCACTGGAGAAGCTGGGGGCATAA